The sequence TCAAATATGTCTCGCGATGAAGCACATCCACGATCGAAAGATTTTACACAGAGATATAAAATCTCAGGTAACACTGTTCATGCTGAGTCGAACCTATGTTACTATTTTAAAATAATAGTTTGAGCAATTTGTAAAGTACCTTTCCACGTGATATGACATGCTCAAAGCGCTCCCTCCTAGAAAGACTTGCGAAACAGccatgaattttcaaatttaatatcTTATCAAGTCAATGTCATCTGGTAAAGTGTTCCGCGATCTTGTTAAAAATTTCTCTCTTTCAGAATCTTATTCTGagtttcggttttattttcatagaatATTTTTTCCACCAAAAGAGGAGTTATAAAGCTCGGAGATTTCGGTATCGCTAAAGTGTTGAATAGGTATGTATTCTATTGGCAGCTTTATCATTTTGAACAAGAAAACCCATCCCTAAGGTCACTGtagtcaatatataatatcaagggtggatctagggtctgattcagggagAGGCGCACCCCCAAAATTGAGGcatcaattaataaaaagATCACCCCAAAAGAAAGCTAATCAGAAAACATTGAACTCATTTCGTGGAAATACAGTGAACAAgtttatgaaattgaaattttttaggTATCAGTTCGATATTTCAGGGAAACTTGACAATTTTAAGGAGGGGTGTGCACCCTCCCCTTGGATCTGCCTCTGCATATATACATTAATCAATATATCGTTCCATTTGTAGCACTGTTGAATTAGCTAGGACTTGTATAGGAACTCCTTACTATCTATCACCAGAGATCGTTGAAAATCAACCTTACAATAATAAAAGGTTTGTCCCTTCTGCAATTGCTTAACTTAACttaaacattttgatatgTACCGAGTGACAATTTTACTACTTATCATTTTCAGTGATGTTTGGTCATTAGGATGTGTTCTTTATGAATTAACTACACTGAAACATGCAGTAAGTAATTTTCTGTTgcatttttttaatgaaatcaagAGTAGATATCTTCGATCATTTGTGATATTTtctacatatttttctttacagtTTGAAGCTGGTAACATGAAGAATCTGGTGCTGAAAATCATCAGGGGCTCGTACCCCCCAGTTTCGCCGAGATATTCTTATGATCTCAGAAATTTGATAGCTGCATTGTTCAAACGGAACCCTCGCGATCGTCCGTCTGTTAATTCCATCCTGCGCAAAAATTTCATCCAAAAGAAAATCGCCAAATTTTTAACCGAAACGGTAAGTTCGCCGAGAGTTTGTTCTATCTTCAGTTCAGTCGTTATATTCAGTTATTAATGTTGTTTCTGGGATTTTATAGAAACGTTCGGATGAATTCAGTCATACGGTGATGCATGGACAGAAAGTCGCGAAAGATTTGAGAGCGTTACCAGCTCGACCGCTGCCTAAACCAGCCGCTGCACCTGTCCGTCCAGCATCCGCTGTCTCGCGTCCTGCATCTGCTGCATCACGTCCTTCATCGGCTCGATCTCAAGCAGGTACATCTCGTATTCAATCGTTCTTCGAGAAAAGATATCTATGAATATGACCAGCAGGGTGAAATTGATGGGAAAGATTCTGAACATTTCCAAGAATATGTGAAATTTTGTGCTTTTATTCTTTTAGGCCCATTGTTTTATAAACAGCAAATCATTCAAACATTGATTTAATGtttagaaaattgtttttgaattctcAGCCATGGCTATGAAAATACGTCACTATTTTGTCTTACAGGTGGTGGTGCCAAAAAGCCGAACGAAGTGAAAAAGTCGAACAACCGACCTGCTGCAGGTCGGTATAATCCGGCCAACGTTTACGCCCCTAGTTCTGCCCGACAATCGAAAGAAACTCCGCGAAAATCTGCCGATTACAAACAGCGTCCTGTCTCGGCCGGCGGACAGGCCGGAAGCTCGCAGGAAGCTCTCGCGAAGAAACGCCAGGAATTACAGGAACGAGAGAAAAAGCGCCGCGAAGCAGCAAGAAAACAGGAACAGAACTACGCGCGACAACACCGCGAACTCGTCGAGAAACAGAGGGTTAGTATTTGTTTCATCGTGCAAAGTCTGGATGTAAAATTCACGCTTTCTCACAATATaaagaaacattgaaaatgattgtgTTCAAATAGGGtttaatcaatattatttgTGCTTTTTATATGCTTTGTTtgcttatttcattttcgatgtttaatTTCCATGAAAAATCGAACATTAAGTTTCTTCTTtgctttcatttcattttccattcgACAATTTGAAGTCTTGCGCGGAATCAAAAGTAATGGCAGTTAGGGAACTTGGTATTCATGGGGAATTCAACACTTAAAAGAGTTTGTTGAACGCAAAACATCAGTGAAGCTTGAATTCACATGACCAGTTCAAATAAAACTGACAAATATTCAATACCAATGAAGGAGTGGTGTGGGTGAGGGGTTAAAGCGTTTGACTCTGGAAAGCCAAACCGTGAGTTCGAACCCGCGTACATTACCGTAGTTTCCACTTATCCTTCTCTACACCCAGGACTAAGTTGGTACCtggtctgatagatgactcctgagcgcttAGGAGATGCTCAattgttacttctccccagggagagatgattGATACATGGTTCGCATTATAGGCAGGGGTGACAACACCGATTTAATGGAAAGCGCCTTTGAACATTGTTTCAGTGGAAAGGGCActatagaaattgaattacTATCACTATCACCACTACTATCACTACTATCAATGTTAGTGTACAGTTCACTCCATCTTTCTCGATTAAGCTGCGTCTGAGCACCCAAAATAAGGGATATCTACTGTCGAGCTAAAAGTGTGATTTGCAGTGTGTTGTGTATGATCTATATCTTACAGTTGAGTCGTTTAAACAAAGCTCGTGAAGAGGGTTGGAAAAACTGTATCGATTCACTAAATAGTTCAAATGAAGACGGGGTACGTTATTCATACATGTTtagatattgataaatatggaAAAATATTGTTCAAACCTTGATCTCATTATAAGAATCATAATTCGGGTATTTGGTTCAGTGAATGTGTAATACGGGGTTTTCTGTCTGATTTTTAGAAGAAAACCCCAGAACCTCAGCATGACGTAAAACCAGCTCCTTTACCACCTAAAGTGAGTACATACCGTAATCACTATCACTGCCTTCTTCATCAGTCTGATGTATACCACTGCAACTACTAGCCTCAGCTTTTTCTGTCTACTTTATTTCTATCGCTTGATTCTCATTGAGTTGCTTTCGATTTTGCTTTATTTCGTTATAAACTGGAATGAATCCTCACAGTCGGTGAATTCCGATACAGTTCTTGTGCCGCTGTTTTATTGTCTAATCATTTGTAGATGATGATGAACGTTCCTGCGCCTCAGCAAGATCGTGGAAAGTACGAACAATATCACGCCTACCTCGATAAACTACAAAATGACATGGGTAATTATTAAAGTTGACTTTATTATATGGTTCACATATTGTTTTATGCATGTACATCTTGGATAATATTATTTGGTATTTTGTAGTTGGTCGTGCGATGAACCAAGCTCCAGTACGCAATGCTCCATCCCCAGTCCTAGCTCCAGCAGCTGCAAAAAGAGAGATTGAGAGGTAAGCCTTGCCTTTAGGAATCAGGTCAAATAGATAAGTATAAATCGGTAAATGTTTGATTTGGTTATTTTAGCCGGCAAGCAGGCCGTAATGCAGCTTATCGAGGAGCGCAGGCTGCGGAAAGAGCACGTGTCGTTAATGAATTCATCAGTCGTAAGAAAGAAGCAGCTGCGAATAAGAAAAGAGCACAAGCTGAAATATTACATGGTGTAAGTACCGTACAGATAATCTTAATGACTTGGTTACTGTTTGTAAGCGTTTATATTCGCCCTAACTCTTGTCTATTGTCAGGAGGTGAGTTTGATCAAGGTTGTATTTACCATCAGGTAGTGGTTATTGAGCCATTTGGCGTGTCCCATGAGGTGGCTGGTTGTTGAGCAGGTAGCCCCAAGTTCCAACAGGTTTTATGAAACTAATGCTTGttaaaatgtattcaatattttagcCCTATTCGCGACCAACTTCCGCCCAAGCGGCCGGAGACGGTaacagacttccaaatcgtgcaCCATCTGCGCAGAATAGACAAGAGGAGGTACGTAGGTTTATGTTAAAAAATGATTGTAAGAAAAAAGCCAGAAAACTGAACAATGCTTCGATGTTTTCCAGGAATATCTGAAACGTCTCGGTCAAATCAGACAACAGAATTTGCAAGAGAGACGTGTTGTTAGAAATGATGGAGCAGGGGTATGTGTTTAAGactgttttcattcgaacattTTACTTTGAATGATGTTTACCCGAACatgattatttcaattcaGGATATATCTGCAAATGATGCTGAAATACGAAAGAAGAAAATTGAGGCGTTGAAGGTAAAATTCATCTATAAAACtgccaaatcaagtctttcATATATGTGATAAAGTTCAATATTACACCATGATTGTGTCACTTAATAACTTTGCTTTCTGCTTACTGGTGTTTTAGGCGCAAGCGGATGAAAGAGCTAAAAAACTAAAGGAACAACTTGAACAAAAGAGGAAAGATGCCTATGAGAAAGAGAAagaacaacaacagcagcagaaACAGTTCAATCGTGATAACAGAGTCCCAGCGCATCGGTAGGCCATATATAAACATTACTCATTACTTGTGATTTCTTGGATTTGTATATGTGATAATTCTTCGCTGCCATTTCAGAGCGGTACCTGTGTCTTCTCCTGCCCCTGTTATACCAATGACGAATGTAATGAAAGCGATCGGTGTCTCAGTCGACGACGAACAAAAAACCGAACCGGAAAAATTAGAACGAGAGAAGTACgtttatatgttttatggAATTGTGTTTGGGGTTTTGAGCTTTGTATACGGACTGCATTACTCAATTTGTATTATTCATTCATAGAACTGCCGTTCAGAAGAAGAAAGAAGAGATTCTTAAACGTATTAATGAAAAGGTTAGTTAGTTAGCGGAACGCAGTCAGTTACCGTGTATGTTAATGCTAGACCGATTCATTTCACTCACGTAAGGCATGATTGTATTTTCAGCCACCGGTTAAAGAAAGACCGAAGTGGGGCGCAGCTGTAGAAATGGACCCAGCCAAAGAACGGCCTAAATGGGGTGTAGGTGCGGGCGATGGTAAACCATTATTTGCCAATCTTCCTCTTGAAGTTACATCATCAGCTATGGAAGGTATGAGAATTAGATGACTAATTCTTAATagtaatgtatttataaagaTGTTGTAAAGTGTATTTATCTTTCATAAAAAGCCATACATGCAAATATATCAGTACATTTTTAAGTGCAATGTATGGTTATGAAGGATCCAGAACTATGCAACGTTTATGAGGCTTTCATTCTACTGTTGATATACGTGTATTTCGAATGTATCTATTTCTAGCCACCAGCTCTCACGATGTAGTAATAAAACATGCGGTTGTTGCGACTCCAGAAAAGACGCCAGCGGAAGAGGCCGCTGATCCACCAGGGTCGAGTCGTAAACAGTGGGGCGGAGCTCCTAAAACTGTACTCGTCGCTTTAGAGAAAGCGAGCGTTATCGTTGACAGTACAACAATAACAATGCCTGAAGATGAGAAGGAAAGTCCCACCAAAGGTAAAGTGAAAGCATTCTACAGTTGTTTCGTGCACTTAACCCGATGTTACAATATTGATTATCAAAAGATAGAATTTAATGAATATTccctaaaattcataaagactagtattttgatattgcaTGTAGCATTTCCATAATTGTGGCACTTTTGGAATAATTTTAATGTTAGAATGTTAAGTTTTCTGTGATAACACTGcaggacctagttccacagttgttagtgttaactctgagttcaaattagttcattttcgatgagtcaaatcttaactcagaactgtggaacgggGCCCAGCACTTAAGAATCTAACTCTGGTACTGAGTTTTTAATAACCCTGTAACATGTATTTTGATTGTTTGACGTTGTTGAATTTTGCACACAGGTAATCGGAAACAAAATGTAGCATTTACAATCGATATCGAAGAAGAAACAACACCCCCGGCACCACCAGTTAGATCTGGTACTGTTATAATTGATAAACCTTCTGTTGATACAAGTGAGTCCCCTATTGATTCACCAACCCAGGCCATTTGAGACATATCTGATACTTCATCATGAAAAACTAAATGTTCATCCTATTTACCTGTACCATTAGAATATATCTTAATATCAtctaagggatcattcattaagCACATATGCAAGCTTGCATATCGCTGTGTGGGGGGTCAAAAATTGATCGCTTCACCTTTGACATAACCCTTAAGATCGCGTACATTAAAATCAGCAAAATTTTGCTTACAACTTTGTTTACTGGCATGTCCTGGAATATAGAAGGTCTACTCTTTGGTCTACAAGTATGACGCTCATGTGGAATGTTTCTGAAACGGTTTACTATGTCTCCATTGGTCTGATTATTTTTCTAAGTGTGAAATAGATGTTGTAATCGGTAGTTGCATGGTTTTCCTTTCTTCTTTCACCTGAAGGTAATTCAGATGTACCCACTGATACACCTCCTTCTGTCACCAACGCACCATCGGCTGAAGCTATGAGTATGAATAGCAAAACTCAGGttatagaaaaagatatgacATCAAAGACCCAAGTTTTAGATAAGAAATCCGAAGAAATCGCTGA is a genomic window of Tubulanus polymorphus chromosome 5, tnTubPoly1.2, whole genome shotgun sequence containing:
- the LOC141905906 gene encoding serine/threonine-protein kinase Nek1-like isoform X1 — translated: MDKYQKIKKIGEGSFGTAYLVKSKKDGSQYVIKEINISRMQRKEREEARKEVAVLAQMKHPNIVAYRESFEEIGSLYICMDYCDGGDLYSKINSQRGMLFNEDQVLDWFVQICLAMKHIHDRKILHRDIKSQNIFSTKRGVIKLGDFGIAKVLNSTVELARTCIGTPYYLSPEIVENQPYNNKSDVWSLGCVLYELTTLKHAFEAGNMKNLVLKIIRGSYPPVSPRYSYDLRNLIAALFKRNPRDRPSVNSILRKNFIQKKIAKFLTETKRSDEFSHTVMHGQKVAKDLRALPARPLPKPAAAPVRPASAVSRPASAASRPSSARSQAGGGAKKPNEVKKSNNRPAAGRYNPANVYAPSSARQSKETPRKSADYKQRPVSAGGQAGSSQEALAKKRQELQEREKKRREAARKQEQNYARQHRELVEKQRLSRLNKAREEGWKNCIDSLNSSNEDGKKTPEPQHDVKPAPLPPKMMMNVPAPQQDRGKYEQYHAYLDKLQNDMVGRAMNQAPVRNAPSPVLAPAAAKREIESRQAGRNAAYRGAQAAERARVVNEFISRKKEAAANKKRAQAEILHGPYSRPTSAQAAGDGNRLPNRAPSAQNRQEEEYLKRLGQIRQQNLQERRVVRNDGAGDISANDAEIRKKKIEALKAQADERAKKLKEQLEQKRKDAYEKEKEQQQQQKQFNRDNRVPAHRAVPVSSPAPVIPMTNVMKAIGVSVDDEQKTEPEKLEREKTAVQKKKEEILKRINEKPPVKERPKWGAAVEMDPAKERPKWGVGAGDGKPLFANLPLEVTSSAMEATSSHDVVIKHAVVATPEKTPAEEAADPPGSSRKQWGGAPKTVLVALEKASVIVDSTTITMPEDEKESPTKGNRKQNVAFTIDIEEETTPPAPPVRSGTVIIDKPSVDTSNSDVPTDTPPSVTNAPSAEAMSMNSKTQVIEKDMTSKTQVLDKKSEEIAENKDSEEKLSEKEKPSEEKPSKTEEVSEEEEKCSDNSSEKDKLEVGAEKQGSVVCSKTIKLPTLTVTSSPPSAVLPSNDENLEVIDISPQPSVITCDKPPAQPITDAWLKEKPDAPEQKPEESKPDESKPEESNMATKQEESSQKSEEVSASLMDKVELDEDEDENRPRSQINLGLTTGQFDCAQASLLRTCSMPDLSKLFKTIESPAKSPEKTPISQSLDLAIMDDSKQSLDLDVDDIEEDYVDDDDDDEINDDTNFGDGDRFFDDDDDDDDDNDDDEDDDLLTVMESMENILHKTDMDTSGETNDSITKDENEDASLEDGDNEDEEIDEDMNEDDIVIGQTIIPGKEEWQSDSSDYDDDNNEEHGATRDEVFSRLEETRANLEEQLGFDRFIEAYKAVQAIHEDEDESIEDCSKVVTKILGDQNHLYDKILRLVIADGAYTEDNE
- the LOC141905906 gene encoding serine/threonine-protein kinase Nek1-like isoform X3 encodes the protein MDKYQKIKKIGEGSFGTAYLVKSKKDGSQYVIKEINISRMQRKEREEARKEVAVLAQMKHPNIVAYRESFEEIGSLYICMDYCDGGDLYSKINSQRGMLFNEDQVLDWFVQICLAMKHIHDRKILHRDIKSQNIFSTKRGVIKLGDFGIAKVLNSTVELARTCIGTPYYLSPEIVENQPYNNKSDVWSLGCVLYELTTLKHAFEAGNMKNLVLKIIRGSYPPVSPRYSYDLRNLIAALFKRNPRDRPSVNSILRKNFIQKKIAKFLTETKRSDEFSHTVMHGQKVAKDLRALPARPLPKPAAAPVRPASAVSRPASAASRPSSARSQAGGGAKKPNEVKKSNNRPAAGRYNPANVYAPSSARQSKETPRKSADYKQRPVSAGGQAGSSQEALAKKRQELQEREKKRREAARKQEQNYARQHRELVEKQRLSRLNKAREEGWKNCIDSLNSSNEDGKKTPEPQHDVKPAPLPPKMMMNVPAPQQDRGKYEQYHAYLDKLQNDMVGRAMNQAPVRNAPSPVLAPAAAKREIESRQAGRNAAYRGAQAAERARVVNEFISRKKEAAANKKRAQAEILHGPYSRPTSAQAAGDGNRLPNRAPSAQNRQEEEYLKRLGQIRQQNLQERRVVRNDGAGDISANDAEIRKKKIEALKAQADERAKKLKEQLEQKRKDAYEKEKEQQQQQKQFNRDNRVPAHRAVPVSSPAPVIPMTNVMKAIGVSVDDEQKTEPEKLEREKTAVQKKKEEILKRINEKPPVKERPKWGAAVEMDPAKERPKWGVGAGDGKPLFANLPLEVTSSAMEATSSHDVVIKHAVVATPEKTPAEEAADPPGSSRKQWGGAPKTVLVALEKASVIVDSTTITMPEDEKESPTKGNRKQNVAFTIDIEEETTPPAPPVRSGTVIIDKPSVDTSNSDVPTDTPPSVTNAPSAEAMSMNSKTQVIEKDMTSKTQVLDKKSEEIAENKDSEEKLSEKEKPSEEKPSKTEEVSEEEEKCSDNSSEKDKLEVGAEKQEKPDAPEQKPEESKPDESKPEESNMATKQEESSQKSEEVSASLMDKVELDEDEDENRPRSQINLGLTTGQFDCAQASLLRTCSMPDLSKLFKTIESPAKSPEKTPISQSLDLAIMDDSKQSLDLDVDDIEEDYVDDDDDDEINDDTNFGDGDRFFDDDDDDDDDNDDDEDDDLLTVMESMENILHKTDMDTSGETNDSITKDENEDASLEDGDNEDEEIDEDMNEDDIVIGQTIIPGKEEWQSDSSDYDDDNNEEHGATRDEVFSRLEETRANLEEQLGFDRFIEAYKAVQAIHEDEDESIEDCSKVVTKILGDQNHLYDKILRLVIADGAYTEDNE
- the LOC141905906 gene encoding serine/threonine-protein kinase Nek1-like isoform X2 codes for the protein MDKYQKIKKIGEGSFGTAYLVKSKKDGSQYVIKEINISRMQRKEREEARKEVAVLAQMKHPNIVAYRESFEEIGSLYICMDYCDGGDLYSKINSQRGMLFNEDQVLDWFVQICLAMKHIHDRKILHRDIKSQNIFSTKRGVIKLGDFGIAKVLNSTVELARTCIGTPYYLSPEIVENQPYNNKSDVWSLGCVLYELTTLKHAFEAGNMKNLVLKIIRGSYPPVSPRYSYDLRNLIAALFKRNPRDRPSVNSILRKNFIQKKIAKFLTETKRSDEFSHTVMHGQKVAKDLRALPARPLPKPAAAPVRPASAVSRPASAASRPSSARSQAGGGAKKPNEVKKSNNRPAAGRYNPANVYAPSSARQSKETPRKSADYKQRPVSAGGQAGSSQEALAKKRQELQEREKKRREAARKQEQNYARQHRELVEKQRMMMNVPAPQQDRGKYEQYHAYLDKLQNDMVGRAMNQAPVRNAPSPVLAPAAAKREIESRQAGRNAAYRGAQAAERARVVNEFISRKKEAAANKKRAQAEILHGPYSRPTSAQAAGDGNRLPNRAPSAQNRQEEEYLKRLGQIRQQNLQERRVVRNDGAGDISANDAEIRKKKIEALKAQADERAKKLKEQLEQKRKDAYEKEKEQQQQQKQFNRDNRVPAHRAVPVSSPAPVIPMTNVMKAIGVSVDDEQKTEPEKLEREKTAVQKKKEEILKRINEKPPVKERPKWGAAVEMDPAKERPKWGVGAGDGKPLFANLPLEVTSSAMEATSSHDVVIKHAVVATPEKTPAEEAADPPGSSRKQWGGAPKTVLVALEKASVIVDSTTITMPEDEKESPTKGNRKQNVAFTIDIEEETTPPAPPVRSGTVIIDKPSVDTSNSDVPTDTPPSVTNAPSAEAMSMNSKTQVIEKDMTSKTQVLDKKSEEIAENKDSEEKLSEKEKPSEEKPSKTEEVSEEEEKCSDNSSEKDKLEVGAEKQGSVVCSKTIKLPTLTVTSSPPSAVLPSNDENLEVIDISPQPSVITCDKPPAQPITDAWLKEKPDAPEQKPEESKPDESKPEESNMATKQEESSQKSEEVSASLMDKVELDEDEDENRPRSQINLGLTTGQFDCAQASLLRTCSMPDLSKLFKTIESPAKSPEKTPISQSLDLAIMDDSKQSLDLDVDDIEEDYVDDDDDDEINDDTNFGDGDRFFDDDDDDDDDNDDDEDDDLLTVMESMENILHKTDMDTSGETNDSITKDENEDASLEDGDNEDEEIDEDMNEDDIVIGQTIIPGKEEWQSDSSDYDDDNNEEHGATRDEVFSRLEETRANLEEQLGFDRFIEAYKAVQAIHEDEDESIEDCSKVVTKILGDQNHLYDKILRLVIADGAYTEDNE